The following coding sequences are from one Sesamum indicum cultivar Zhongzhi No. 13 linkage group LG11, S_indicum_v1.0, whole genome shotgun sequence window:
- the LOC105173395 gene encoding uncharacterized protein LOC105173395 isoform X1 codes for MEVELEPRVKQLAYKVKAMSRESPAQKAVHVLDTDLRNHWSTGTNTKEWILLELDEPCLLSHIRIYNKSVLEWEIAVGLRYKPETFVKVRPRCEAPRRDMMYPMNYTPCRYVRISCMRGNPIALFFIQLIGIPVPGLEPEFQPVANYLLPHIISHKQEAVDIHLKLLQDVTSRLTRFLPHLEADLNSFAEAAESTIRFLAMLAGPFYPILQIVSERETARLVLNISDYEASKTNLSPTALMVSSNFEPRRSRNTSSLSVPMSMHLVFRPDAIFVLLRKAYKDSNLGNVCRMVSRILLKLVEPMTMQEVSTLSSDVTTSVADETPKSEPCGPISLSDFSTLFGEEFEIADDSWDPTYLNVLDSAAVEEGMMHVLYASASQPSHCSKLAENTSDFWLALPLIQALLPALRPNVSSPYQIDENFSLWKQPFVQTALNQIVATSSSLIYRPLLRACSGYLASFSPSHAKAACILIDLCSGVLAPWMPQVIAKVDLTVELLEDLLGVIQGARLSLSRARAALKYIVLALSGNMDDIMAKYKDAKQRILFLVEMLEPFLDPSLTPLKGMIAFGNVSSIFSENQEQNCAIALNVIRTAIRKSGVLPSLEAEWRSGSVAPSVLLSVLDAQMQLPPDIDQCKFSASGTVEPQSSAVVPSYCNGVAPSKSNHQETADVKVDVIDINGKIDVSEDASLLFAPPELSRMSLTHVHATSDIKMSDSGRPNVNFEANNVMQKNLINQFPSDVALDAGQGIELYNMMDDYSQLVNYRDCELRASEFRRLAVDLNSQNEITRESHDVAIDALLLAAECYINPCFMMSFKDISPDVSKVYPKSSSKDYGPLDIEGIFRQKNNDLKIVADIERNRDRVVLEILIEAAELDRKYHKESSEGEISGLYDEGDEDVVNLSQQDILCADAITLVRQNQALLCNFLVQRLQRDSHGGQHSMHEILMWCLLFLLHSATKIVCAPGHVVDIILNFAESLNMQLKSFYYQRKEGNSQLNHFKLHEMQRRWILVNRLVVASSGNDERSVFSVNIRNGFRFSNLVPPSAWMQKIPALSSSPFPLVRYFVWMAIARNANQFLKERLFLVADLPQLTYLLCIFSDDLSLVDNINERKDVEERIEELSLCRYNNIDDRSKSLGHQDGLQSFRALYPDISKFFPNLKKEFVAFGETILEAVGLQLKLLSPSIVPDLICWFSDLCSWPFLQSENAQILFQHKPDYFKGFVAKNAKAVILYILEAIVVEHMEPMVPEIPRVVQVLVSLCRSSYCDVPFLNSILSLLKPIIAYSLSKVSGEENPPADDSCDNFESLCFNELFNSIKYVDKNQDTPTEKGKCQALAIYVLATFFGDLSFHRKTELLQSTILWAEFASFEGTNTFHDYICAYQVLMENCRDLLVATSRAWGVIPLKSPLHSDTSICSIGDYTKSSSWFLNDLCKSSPIEVSERHQDDDDAVSDVRHKVCQLNLEEVKSLSKHLEALISKLNPTLEQCWKLHHKLSKKLAVTCAECFMYSQCLSLIAEKVSDSSGVEEVFDSSGVENLLPSKFVDEFPDSWRTSLGGLSQMILVLQEKHCWDVACVLLDSLLGVPQCFCLDNVIADICSAVKNFSNSAPNISWRLQTDKMISLLLARGIHNLCQTVAPLVDLFCAILGHPEPEQRYIALKHLGGIVGQDVNGERLLLSSKTESMIALSDPIISASEPILSTLVSATWDHVSLIASSDTSLLLRSHAIALLINFIPFAERCKLQSFLQAADSILQCLMTLAQPTCYGPLTQFSLALIATVCLYSPSEDISLIPESIWRNIETFGLSRTDRYCTGLEKKACEALCRLKTEGEQAKQILKEVLSSSPAKQEIPDFVSARESILQVIGNLTSARSYFDFFKKEADQKTLELEEAEIEMELLQKEHPLSDSSFDFQDWHQLPFLSTYARNDQRLQQIKDGIRSIEKARLREEIAARRQQKLILRRARQQFVEEAALREAELIQKLDRERTNEMEKELERQHLLEVERSKTRELRHNLDMEKEKQAQRDLQRELEQVESGVRPSRREFASSSHSRARDRYRERESSREGNEGNLRTSTRSSQHDTVPTTTTTVMLPGNRSFSGQLPTILQSRDRSDDCGSSYEENFDGSKDSGDTGSIGDPDMVSALEGQSNNFGSAQRHASRGSKSRQIIERRERDGRREGKWERKH; via the exons CCAGAGACATTTGTTAAAGTTCGTCCCCGCTGTGAGGCACCTCGGCGTGACATGATGTACCCAATGAATTACACTCCTTGCCGCTATGTGAGGATCTCTTGTATGCGTGGAAATCCAatagctttattttttattcag CTGATAGGGATCCCAGTTCCAGGTTTAGAGCCAGAGTTTCAACCTGTTGCTAACTACTTGCTACCACATATAATATCGCACAAACAAGAAGCTGTTGATATCCATCTTAAG TTGCTTCAAGATGTGACAAGCCGGTTGACCAGGTTTCTTCCTCACCTTGAG GCTGATCTTAACAGCTTTGCAGAAGCTGCAGAATCTACTATCCGTTTTCTGGCTATGCTTGCCGGTCCATTTTATCCCATCCTTCAGATTGTAAGTGAAAG AGAAACTGCAAGGTTGGTTCTCAACATTTCTGATTATGAAGCTTCTAAGACCAATTTATCGCCAACAGCTTTGATggtttcctcgaattttgag CCAAGGAGATCACGAAACACATCATCCCTTTCCGTGCCTATGTCAATGCACTTGGTATTTCGTCCTGATGCAATTTTTGTACTGCTTAGAAAGGCTTATAAAGATTCTAACCTGGGGAATGTATGCAGGATG GTGTCGAGAATTCTTTTGAAGCTTGTGGAGCCGATGACAATGCAAGAAGTATCTACTCTGTCTTCTGACGTTACAACTTCTGTAGCTGATGAGACTCCTAAATCCGAGCCTTGTGGTCCTATTTCCTTATCTGATTTTTCAACCTTGTTTGGGGAAGAATTCGAAATAGCAGATGATTCTTGGGATCCTACGTACCTTAATGTCTTAGATTCTGCAGCTGTGGAAGAAGGAATGATGCATGTTCTTTATGCTTCTGCTTCCCAG CCTTCCCATTGCAGCAAGCTGGCTGAGAACACTTCTGACTTTTGGTTGGCGCTACCATTAATTCAAGCATTGCTTCCAG CACTTCGTCCAAATGTTAGCAGTCCGTACCAAATTGATGAGAACTTCTCTCTTTGGAAGCAACCATTTGTACAGACTGCACTCAATCAG ATTGTGGCAACTTCATCTTCACTGATTTACCGTCCTCTGCTTCGTGCTTGCTCTGGCTATTTGGCATCTTTCTCGCCATCACAT GCTAAGGCAGCATGTATTCTTATTGATCTTTGCTCTGGTGTATTAGCACCATGGATGCCTCAAGTAATTGCAAAG GTTGACTTGACTGTGGAGCTCTTGGAGGACCTTTTAGGCGTAATCCAG GGTGCTCGCCTTTCTTTGTCCCGTGCACGAGCTGCCCTCAAATATATTGTCCTGGCACTGTCTGGCAACATGGATGATATAATGGCAAAATATAAG GATGCTAAGCAACGAATACTTTTCTTGGTGGAGATGCTAGAACCTTTCCTGGATCCTTCTTTAACCCCCTTAAAGGGCATGATAGCCTTTGGCAATGTATCTTctatttttagtgaaaatcaagaacaaaattgTGCTATAGCGTTAAATGTGATTCGCACTGCCATAAGAAAGTCCGGGGTGCTTCCATCATTGGAGGCTGAGTGGAGAAGTGGGTCAGTTGCTCCTAG TGTGCTTCTCTCAGTTTTGGATGCTCAGATGCAGTTACCTCCTGATATTGATCAATGCAAATTTTCAGCTTCTGGCACGGTGGAGCCACAATCCTCAGCTGTTGTGCCTTCCTATTGTAATGGAGTAGCGCCTTCCAAATCAAATCACCAAGAAACTGCTGATGTAAAGGTCGATGTTATTGACATTAATGGGAAGATTGATGTTTCGGAGGATGCCAGTCTTCTCTTTGCTCCACCAGAACTGAGTAGAATGTCCCTTACTCATGTTCATGCCACCTCAGACATAAAGATGTCAGATTCAGGCCGTCCAAATGTCAATTTTGAGGCCAACAATGTCATGcagaaaaatttaatcaaccaGTTCCCCAGTGATGTTGCATTAGATGCTGGTCAGGGTATTGAATTGTATAATATGATGGATGACTATTCTCAACTTGTGAATTATCGAGATTGTGAGCTAAGGGCATCCGAGTTTAGACGTTTAGCTGTGGACTTGAACTCCCAAAATGAGATTACCCGCGAGAGTCATGATGTAGCTATAGATGCTTTGCTTCTAGCAGCAGAATGTTATATTAATCCTTGCTTTATGATGTCTTTCAAAGACATTTCACCTGATGTGAGCAAAGTTTACCCCAAAAGTTCCAGTAAGGACTATGGACCTTTAGATATTGAGGGAATTttcagacaaaaaaataatgacttGAAAATTGTGGCTGATATCGAAAGGAATCGGGATAGAGTTGTTCTTGAAATCCTGATTGAGGCAGCTGAGTTAGACCGAAAGTATCACAAAGAGTCATCGGAGGGGGAGATTTCAGGATTGTATGATGAAGGGGATGAGGATGTGGTGAATCTGTCCCAGCAGGATATTCTTTGTGCAGATGCTATTACCTTGGTGCGACAGAATCAAGCACTTCTATGCAATTTCTTGGTACAGCGTCTACAGAGGGATTCACATGGGGGGCAACACTCCATGCACGAAATTCTGATGTGGTGTCTTCTGTTTCTGTTGCACTCAGCAACTAAAATAGTCTGTGCCCCTGGGCATGTGgttgatataatattaaattttgctGAATCACTCAACATGCAGTTGAAATCATTTTATTACCAACGTAAGGAAGGAAATTCACAGCTAAACCATTTTAAGCTGCATGAGATGCAACGACGTTGGATTCTTGTTAACAGATTAGTCGTTGCTTCAAGTGGTAATGATGAAAGATCTGTGTTTTCAGTCAATATTAGAAATGGTTTTCGGTTTTCGAACTTGGTTCCTCCTTCAGCCTGGATGCAGAAAATACCTGCCTTATCTTCTTCTCCTTTCCCTTTGGTTAGGTACTTTGTTTGGATGGCCATTGCACGCAATGCAAATCAATTTCTGAAAGAGCGCCTCTTCCTTGTTGCTGATTTGCCTCAGTTGACGTatcttttatgtatattttctgATGACCTCTCTCTAGTGGATAATATCAATGAGCGAAAAGATGTGGAGGAGCGGATTGAAGAATTGAGTTTATGCcgatataataatattgatgataGAAGCAAAAGTCTTGGCCATCAAGATGGATTGCAATCCTTTCGTGCTTTATATCCTGatatcagtaaattttttcctaatttgaagaaagaatTTGTAGCTTTTGGTGAAACTATATTGGAAGCAGTTGGTTTGCAATTGAAACTTCTTTCTCCTTCTATTGTGCCAGATCTGATATGTTGGTTCTCTGATTTGTGCTCATGGCCATTTCTTCAAAGTGAAAATGCACAAATCTTATTTCAGCACAAGCCTGATTATTTCAAAGGTTTTGTGGCTAAGAATGCGAAAGCTGTCATTCTTTACATACTGGAAGCCATTGTAGTTGAGCACATGGAACCAATGGTTCCAGAGATACCGAGAGTGGTGCAAGTGCTTGTGTCCCTATGCAGGAGTTCATACTGTGATGTGCCATTTCTCAATTCCATATTGTCCTTGTTAAAGCCTATCATAGCATATTCCTTAAGTAAGGTCTCTGGAGAAGAGAACCCACCAGCGGATGATTCATGTGATAACTTTGAATCATTATGCTTCAATGAGCTCtttaatagtattaaatatGTTGATAAGAATCAAGATACTCCAACAGAAAAAGGCAAATGCCAGGCACTTGCGATATATGTCTTGGCTACCTTTTTTGGTGATTTGTCCTTCCATCGGAAAACAGAATTATTACAGTCCACCATACTCTGGGCAGAGTTTGCATCATTTGAGGGCACAAATACTTTTCATGATTATATTTGTGCATATCAAGTTCTCATGGAAAACTGTAGAGATCTACTGGTCGCCACTTCGAGAGCGTGGGGTGTAATTCCACTTAAAAGCCCCCTGCATTCTGATACTAGCATTTGTAGTATTGGTGATTATACTAAGTCATCATCCTGGTTTCTGAATGATTTATGCAAGTCCTCTCCGATAGAGGTGTCAGAGAGGCATCAAGATGACGACGATGCAGTTTCTGATGTTCGTCATAAGGTTTGTCAATTGAATTTGGAAGAGGTGAAGAGTCTCTCCAAACACCTGGAAGCCCTCATATCTAAACTCAATCCAACTTTAGAACAATGTTGGAAATTACATCATAAATTGTCCAAGAAACTGGCAGTGACATGTGCCGAATGTTTCATGTACTCGCAGTGTTTATCTTTGATAGCGGAGAAAGTTTCTGACTCTTCAGGAGTAGAGGAAGTTTTTGACTCTTCAGGAGTAGAGAATCTCCTTCCAAGCAAGTTTGTTGATGAGTTCCCAGATTCTTGGAGGACCAGTCTTGGAGGACTTTCTCAAATGATCTTGGTGCTTCAGGAAAAACATTGTTGGGATGTAGCATGCGTGTTACTTGACTCACTTCTAGGGGTACCTCAGTgtttttgtttggataatGTGATCGCTGACATATGCTCTGCTGTTAAGAACTTCTCTAACAGTGCACCTAATATCTCTTGGAGACTACAGACTGATAAGATGATATCATTGTTATTGGCAAGAGGCATCCATAACCTCTGTCAAACTGTGGCCCCTCTGGTTGATCTGTTCTGTGCCATTCTTGGGCATCCTGAGCCTGAACAACGATATATTGCTTTAAAGCACTTAGGTGGAATTGTTGGCCAAGATGTAAATGGTGAAAGGTTACTTTTGTCTTCAAAAACTGAATCTATGATAGCATTATCGGATCCAATTATTTCTGCTTCAGAGCCGATTTTATCAACTCTGGTTTCTGCTACCTGGGATCATGTGAGTTTGATTGCATCATCTGACACATCGCTGCTCCTACGGAGCCATGCAATAGCACTACTTATCAACTTCATACCATTTGCTGAGAGGTGTAAATTGCAGTCATTTCTTCAAGCAGCTGACAGTATTCTTCAATGTTTGATGACTCTTGCACAACCTACATGTTATGGCCCACTGACACAATTCTCTTTAGCACTCATTGCCACTGTTTGTCTTTATTCTCCATCTGAAGATATTTCACTGATTCCTGAAAGTATTTGGAGAAATATTGAAACATTCGGATTGTCTAGAACTG ATAGGTACTGCACCGGCCTTGAGAAAAAGGCTTGTGAAGCACTATGTAGACTTAAAACTGAAGGGGAACAGGCTAAACAA ATTTTAAAGGAAGTGCTTTCTTCCAGTCCTGCAAAACAGGAAATCCCTGATTTTGTATCTGCAAGAGAATCAATTCTTCAG GTCATTGGCAATTTAACCTCTGCCCGatcatattttgatttcttcaaaaagGAAGCTGACCAGAAGACCTTG GAACTGGAAGAAGCTGAAATTGAGATGGAACTTCTACAAAAAGAGCACCCACTATCAGATTCATCTTTTGATTTCCAAGATTGGCATCAGCTACCATTTTTGTCCA CCTATGCAAGGAATGATCAGCGATTACAGCAAATCAAAGACGGAATTAGATCCAT CGAAAAGGCTAGACTCAGGGAAGAAATAGCAGCTCGCAGGCAACAAAAGCTTATTCTGAGGCGTGCACGCCAACAATTTGTAGAGGAGGCAGCTTTACGAGAAGCAGAACTTATTCAGAAACTTGATag AGAGAGaacaaatgaaatggaaaAGGAGCTTGAGAGACAGCATTTGCTGGAGGTTGAGCGATCAAAAACTAGAGAATTGCGGCACAATCTTGATAtggagaaagaaaagcaagCACAG AGAGATCTCCAGCGGGAACTTGAGCAAGTGGAATCTGGGGTCCGACCATCAAGACGAGAATTCGCATCCTCCAGTCATAGTAG